A DNA window from Paraburkholderia sp. IMGN_8 contains the following coding sequences:
- the ilvB gene encoding biosynthetic-type acetolactate synthase large subunit, with protein sequence MTQYPNIATPADPTPTHTSEMLSGADIILRVLAEQGVDTMFGYSGGAILPTYDAVFRHNEMNAAHAKRQIKFVVPANEQAAGFMAAGYARASGKVGVFMVTSGPGATNAVTPIADCNGDSIPVVLICGQVPRAAIGSDAFQEAPVFNIMSACAKQVFLVTDPAKLEQTLRTAFEIARTGRPGPVVVDVPKDIQNWRGPYHGRGTLHSRGYADRLRMVAQGARLEREKAHAFFELLRESQRPLLYIGGGVITARAAAELRAFAERNRIPIVTTLMGLGAIPADHELYLGMLGMHGTASANYAVEDCDFLIAVGARFDDRVAGGRPESFAAGARHVAHIDIDEAEINKVKRAHWAHVGDAKDALLSLIEHSPATPSPSTWLERVAELKRTFGQNYDRNNPAIQPQWVVEKLSEITCGRAIITTGVGQHQMWAAQFFGFGEPRSFLTSGSMGTMGFGLPAAIGAQLARPDALVIDIDGDGSIRMNLGELETATTYGVPVKVLLLNNRGDGMIRQWQRLFYEGRMFVSDKSLHSKDFVMTAKADGFKFARCVQAVDELEGALRAFVEFDGPAFLEVMIDENADVFPMVGPGQSYANMITGPFIPSRTRQETHIQGVGRQSATDMF encoded by the coding sequence ATGACTCAATACCCAAACATTGCAACACCCGCCGATCCGACGCCAACGCATACGAGCGAGATGCTGTCGGGCGCCGACATCATTCTGCGCGTACTTGCCGAGCAGGGCGTCGACACGATGTTCGGGTATAGCGGTGGCGCGATTTTGCCGACCTACGACGCCGTGTTTCGTCATAACGAAATGAACGCGGCGCATGCCAAGCGTCAGATCAAGTTCGTCGTCCCCGCCAATGAACAAGCCGCGGGCTTCATGGCCGCCGGTTATGCGCGGGCCAGCGGAAAAGTCGGCGTCTTCATGGTGACGTCCGGCCCGGGCGCGACGAATGCCGTGACGCCGATCGCCGACTGCAATGGCGATTCGATACCGGTTGTTCTCATCTGCGGGCAGGTGCCACGCGCCGCGATCGGCAGCGACGCGTTTCAGGAGGCGCCCGTCTTCAACATCATGTCGGCGTGCGCGAAGCAGGTGTTCCTGGTAACCGACCCGGCGAAGCTCGAGCAAACCCTGCGAACCGCATTCGAAATTGCCCGCACCGGCCGGCCGGGCCCGGTCGTCGTGGACGTGCCCAAAGACATCCAGAACTGGAGGGGTCCCTATCATGGGCGGGGCACGCTGCATTCCCGCGGCTACGCCGATCGTCTGCGAATGGTGGCGCAAGGCGCGCGTCTTGAACGAGAAAAGGCCCACGCCTTCTTCGAGCTTCTGCGCGAGAGTCAGCGGCCGCTGCTCTATATCGGCGGCGGCGTGATCACGGCTCGCGCGGCGGCTGAGCTACGCGCGTTTGCCGAGCGCAACCGCATTCCGATCGTGACGACGCTCATGGGTCTTGGCGCCATCCCTGCCGATCACGAGCTGTATCTCGGAATGCTCGGCATGCATGGCACTGCAAGCGCGAACTACGCCGTTGAAGACTGTGACTTTCTCATCGCGGTGGGCGCCCGGTTCGACGATCGGGTTGCCGGTGGGCGGCCTGAATCATTCGCCGCCGGTGCTCGCCATGTCGCTCATATCGATATCGACGAGGCGGAGATCAACAAGGTCAAACGCGCGCACTGGGCTCACGTGGGCGACGCGAAAGACGCGCTGCTGTCTTTGATCGAGCACAGTCCGGCGACGCCATCGCCTTCGACATGGCTCGAACGCGTCGCGGAGTTGAAGCGCACGTTCGGGCAGAACTACGACCGCAACAACCCCGCGATTCAGCCGCAGTGGGTGGTCGAGAAACTCAGCGAAATCACGTGCGGACGAGCGATCATCACCACGGGCGTCGGCCAGCATCAGATGTGGGCCGCGCAGTTCTTCGGGTTTGGCGAGCCTCGCAGCTTTCTGACATCGGGAAGCATGGGAACGATGGGTTTCGGACTGCCCGCCGCAATCGGCGCGCAATTGGCGCGACCGGACGCCCTCGTGATCGACATCGACGGCGACGGAAGCATCCGGATGAATCTCGGCGAACTGGAGACGGCAACCACTTATGGCGTCCCCGTTAAGGTGTTGCTGCTCAACAATCGCGGTGACGGCATGATCCGGCAGTGGCAGCGCCTCTTTTATGAAGGACGGATGTTCGTCAGCGACAAGTCGTTGCATAGCAAGGACTTCGTGATGACGGCCAAGGCCGATGGCTTTAAATTTGCGCGCTGCGTTCAAGCGGTGGATGAACTCGAGGGCGCGCTGAGGGCGTTCGTGGAATTCGACGGGCCTGCCTTTCTCGAGGTGATGATCGACGAGAACGCCGATGTATTTCCGATGGTAGGCCCGGGACAAAGCTACGCGAACATGATCACAGGTCCCTTCATTCCGTCTCGCACCAGGCAGGAAACACACATTCAGGGCGTGGGACGCCAGAGCGCCACGGACATGTTCTAG
- a CDS encoding antibiotic biosynthesis monooxygenase has protein sequence MFAAMLEVNPKPEQFNAYLGMAKMLRPELEKIDGFIHNNRYASLTREGWLLSLSSWRDEKALVRWRSQAAHHKIMQAARDRVFSDYRLRIGQVVSDNQLPAGQVLIEQRLDVTETGSGTAVTLHEGTFAPDWVKQAGAQAVTKSLGVDMNAPDLVAWDVFDALMTPGEVIAVVTWRDQAAAEAFERDAAAADGSRRRNVRIIRAYGMFDRREAPQYFAEARRTQ, from the coding sequence ATGTTTGCCGCAATGCTTGAAGTCAATCCGAAGCCCGAACAGTTCAACGCGTATCTCGGCATGGCCAAGATGCTGCGCCCCGAACTCGAGAAGATCGACGGGTTCATCCATAACAATCGCTACGCAAGCCTCACGCGCGAAGGATGGCTTCTGTCGCTGTCGAGCTGGCGCGACGAGAAGGCGCTCGTGCGCTGGCGCAGCCAGGCAGCCCACCACAAGATCATGCAAGCCGCGCGTGACCGGGTGTTCTCCGACTATCGCCTGCGTATTGGCCAAGTCGTCAGCGACAACCAGTTGCCTGCGGGACAGGTCCTGATCGAGCAACGCCTGGACGTCACCGAGACGGGCAGCGGCACGGCAGTGACGCTGCATGAAGGGACTTTCGCGCCGGACTGGGTCAAGCAAGCTGGCGCGCAAGCGGTGACGAAATCGCTTGGCGTCGATATGAACGCGCCTGACCTCGTTGCCTGGGACGTGTTCGACGCACTGATGACGCCGGGCGAGGTGATCGCGGTGGTGACGTGGCGCGACCAGGCGGCGGCTGAAGCGTTCGAACGCGATGCAGCGGCAGCGGATGGCTCGCGCCGGCGAAACGTCCGCATCATCCGCGCGTACGGCATGTTCGATCGCCGCGAAGCACCGCAATATTTTGCAGAGGCACGACGCACGCAGTAG
- a CDS encoding helix-turn-helix domain-containing protein, with amino-acid sequence MIDENLIHKALANPFRREVLRWLKAPKEHFAQGHIDLARGVPSNAILARSGLAQSTVSAHLAALVGAGLLDSTRAGQWMFLSRNEDVIRAFAEQIKSHL; translated from the coding sequence ATGATTGACGAGAACTTGATTCATAAGGCACTGGCGAACCCGTTCCGGCGCGAAGTCTTGAGGTGGTTGAAGGCCCCTAAAGAGCACTTTGCGCAAGGCCACATCGATCTGGCTCGCGGGGTGCCGTCGAATGCCATCCTCGCGCGCAGCGGGCTGGCGCAATCGACCGTATCGGCACACCTCGCGGCATTGGTCGGCGCGGGACTGCTTGATTCGACACGAGCGGGTCAGTGGATGTTTCTATCGCGAAACGAAGACGTCATTCGCGCCTTTGCGGAACAGATCAAATCGCATTTGTAG
- a CDS encoding AraC family transcriptional regulator: MQVAMMLYKGFRLLEVTGPMDVFHEANRLSGATLYEQHLVGPSPGPVACSNGVAVGTTESLLDVRISFDIVVVPGSPAVGPGSEHRELVDWLRDAGSRVRRLASVSNGAFLIARAGLADHRALTTHRRDAQRLSTEFPLVHVISHQSYLKDGNLYSSRGVSDGIRVALALVREDLGEAFARSVTKSLSRQRSWPKCS; encoded by the coding sequence ATGCAAGTAGCGATGATGCTGTATAAGGGATTCCGGCTGCTCGAGGTGACGGGCCCGATGGACGTGTTCCACGAAGCGAATCGTCTGAGCGGCGCCACGCTGTACGAGCAGCATCTCGTAGGGCCGTCTCCGGGGCCCGTCGCGTGCTCGAATGGCGTAGCGGTGGGGACGACGGAGTCTCTGTTGGATGTGCGTATTTCATTCGACATCGTCGTCGTGCCGGGCTCCCCGGCCGTCGGCCCGGGGTCTGAGCATCGCGAACTGGTGGACTGGCTTCGTGATGCCGGAAGCAGGGTGCGAAGGCTCGCGTCGGTGTCCAACGGGGCGTTTTTAATCGCGCGCGCCGGCCTTGCCGATCATCGCGCGTTGACGACGCATAGGCGCGACGCACAACGTCTGTCCACCGAGTTCCCCCTGGTACACGTCATCAGCCATCAAAGCTATTTGAAGGATGGCAACCTGTACTCGTCGCGCGGTGTGAGCGACGGTATCCGGGTGGCCTTGGCTCTCGTCCGAGAGGACCTTGGAGAAGCGTTCGCCAGAAGCGTGACAAAGTCATTGTCGAGGCAGCGCTCGTGGCCCAAATGTAGCTAA
- a CDS encoding GlxA family transcriptional regulator, which produces MKVAIVIFDGVQALDVAGPLDVFAEASANLTEQQKYEVTLVGPQAGTVTCSNGMGLSVPYSYADLNTQWDLLLIAGGPQLPDVQPSNEFLTWLQLQARDTKRFGSICNGAFVLAHAGLLDGKEVTTHWADAGRLAHEFPQARLQPDKIFVRDGRLITSAGVTAGIDLCLSLVAEDFGHELAVRVAKRLVVYIQREGGQSQYSPYMGTGRDEDPIIGKVHRYVTEHITDALSIEQLADAVGVSRRTFSRVFAKYAKVTPSAFVEQVRVDSARKLLEDSDAPLKTVAYKCGFRSATHMRTTFSRRLEVTPKQYRQRFRGDAGTQVSFQALAHS; this is translated from the coding sequence ATGAAAGTCGCCATTGTCATATTCGATGGTGTCCAAGCGCTCGATGTTGCGGGCCCCCTCGATGTGTTCGCGGAAGCCAGCGCGAACCTTACAGAGCAGCAGAAATATGAAGTCACGCTCGTAGGCCCTCAGGCCGGCACCGTGACCTGCTCGAACGGGATGGGGCTTTCCGTGCCGTATAGCTACGCGGATCTCAACACGCAATGGGACCTGCTGCTGATCGCAGGCGGCCCGCAATTGCCCGACGTTCAACCGTCAAATGAATTTCTGACGTGGCTGCAACTTCAGGCACGAGACACGAAACGGTTCGGCTCCATTTGCAATGGGGCATTCGTGCTTGCCCATGCCGGACTGCTCGATGGCAAGGAAGTGACGACTCACTGGGCGGACGCGGGCCGTCTGGCCCACGAATTTCCGCAGGCGCGTTTGCAGCCCGACAAGATCTTCGTTCGCGACGGGCGCCTCATTACGTCGGCGGGCGTGACGGCCGGCATCGATCTGTGCCTGTCGCTGGTCGCCGAAGACTTTGGACACGAGTTGGCGGTGCGTGTCGCAAAACGTCTCGTGGTGTATATCCAAAGGGAAGGCGGTCAATCGCAGTACAGCCCGTATATGGGAACAGGCAGGGACGAAGATCCGATTATCGGCAAGGTGCACCGGTACGTGACCGAGCATATAACCGACGCGCTTTCGATCGAGCAGCTCGCGGACGCAGTGGGCGTGAGCCGGCGGACGTTCTCGCGAGTCTTTGCAAAGTACGCGAAAGTGACACCGTCCGCGTTTGTGGAGCAGGTTCGCGTCGACAGCGCGAGGAAGTTGCTGGAAGACTCCGATGCGCCGCTGAAGACCGTTGCGTATAAATGCGGCTTCCGCAGCGCCACGCATATGCGCACGACGTTCTCCCGGCGGCTGGAAGTCACGCCGAAACAATATCGACAACGATTCCGCGGCGATGCAGGCACGCAGGTCTCTTTTCAAGCACTCGCTCATTCGTGA
- the mug gene encoding G/U mismatch-specific DNA glycosylase, translating to MTDADSLQSLPDLLEPNLSVVFCGINPGIRAASTGHHFAGRGNRFWRVVHLAGFTPEHIRPEDDYTILRYGCGLTTVVPRPTAQAAELSRSEIELAGNAFRRKIERYAPRHIVFLGKMALSAISSTRDIDWGRQTEPFGGARMWVVPNPSGLNRAFDLDALVTAYREVRVAVASAA from the coding sequence GTGACTGACGCCGATTCGCTTCAATCGCTTCCCGATCTCCTAGAACCGAACTTGTCGGTGGTATTTTGCGGAATTAATCCAGGTATCCGTGCGGCATCGACAGGTCACCACTTTGCGGGCCGAGGCAATCGATTCTGGCGGGTCGTGCATCTCGCCGGGTTTACCCCCGAACACATTCGGCCCGAAGACGATTACACGATTCTTCGATATGGCTGCGGTCTCACTACCGTGGTCCCTCGACCAACTGCGCAAGCCGCCGAGCTCTCGCGATCGGAGATTGAACTGGCCGGGAATGCTTTCCGCCGAAAGATCGAGCGATACGCGCCGCGGCATATCGTTTTCCTCGGAAAGATGGCACTTTCGGCGATCTCCAGTACGCGCGATATCGACTGGGGTCGACAAACAGAGCCATTCGGCGGCGCACGCATGTGGGTCGTCCCCAATCCAAGCGGACTGAATAGGGCGTTCGACCTCGATGCGCTGGTGACCGCTTACCGCGAAGTTCGCGTTGCGGTAGCGTCCGCAGCCTGA
- a CDS encoding LysR family transcriptional regulator has product MDKLREMEIFVAIVDRGSFTGAADKLDMSAGGVSRAVNSLESRLGTQLLARTTRTVRPTDAGMAYLEACRKVLDTITDAEASIAADPLNPVGTLTVSAPVLFGQRYVAPLINAFALRYPDVTINAVYADRTTRLLEEGVDVALRIGHLGDSSTYAIPLGFVRRRTYAAPSYLAERGEPVHPRDLINHHCVSFTGVSHPLEWVFSENGSRLPVRVRPRMVVDLGPAAILAAAEGVGITQLLSYQAAPEVADGKLQPVLTSFEPESVPVSLLHVERRSTSGKIRAFVEYVTETLRRNPHLQAADATATRTSR; this is encoded by the coding sequence ATGGACAAATTGCGCGAGATGGAGATCTTCGTCGCCATCGTTGACCGAGGCAGTTTTACCGGCGCGGCCGACAAACTCGACATGTCGGCCGGCGGGGTCTCGCGAGCGGTCAATTCGCTCGAATCCCGTCTCGGCACGCAACTGCTCGCCCGGACAACCCGAACGGTTCGTCCGACGGATGCAGGCATGGCTTATCTCGAAGCCTGCAGGAAGGTGTTGGACACCATCACGGACGCGGAAGCGAGCATTGCGGCCGATCCACTCAATCCCGTAGGGACGTTGACCGTTTCCGCACCGGTCCTGTTCGGCCAGCGATATGTGGCGCCGCTGATCAACGCCTTCGCGCTGCGTTATCCGGACGTCACCATCAACGCGGTATACGCTGATCGAACCACGCGGCTCCTAGAGGAAGGGGTGGATGTGGCGCTCCGTATCGGCCACCTCGGAGACTCTTCGACATACGCCATTCCGTTGGGTTTTGTGCGGCGCCGGACCTACGCCGCGCCCTCCTATCTGGCCGAGCGTGGAGAACCCGTTCACCCCAGGGATCTGATCAATCACCACTGCGTGTCTTTCACCGGCGTCTCGCACCCACTCGAGTGGGTGTTCAGCGAAAACGGTTCGAGGCTGCCTGTCAGAGTGCGGCCGCGGATGGTGGTCGACCTCGGCCCCGCTGCCATTCTCGCCGCCGCCGAAGGTGTGGGCATCACTCAGCTGCTGTCGTACCAGGCGGCGCCGGAGGTGGCCGACGGCAAACTCCAACCGGTCCTGACGTCATTCGAGCCCGAGTCGGTGCCGGTGAGCCTGCTGCATGTCGAGCGGCGCAGCACCAGCGGCAAGATTCGCGCTTTCGTGGAATACGTGACCGAGACGCTACGCCGGAACCCGCACCTTCAGGCTGCGGACGCTACCGCAACGCGAACTTCGCGGTAA